The following coding sequences lie in one Pseudomonas sp. B33.4 genomic window:
- the ampE gene encoding regulatory signaling modulator protein AmpE, whose amino-acid sequence MSFLVLLLALWIEKFSALRHRVQRDGGWIRELNKLESSEWLAKQPWLVLTILVLFPVALLALLLVVLEPVAYGLLALPVHVLVVIYSLGRGDLLGGLGPFRDAWRREDLQAAAHVAKRDLDICADSGEQLLERVQGHLLWQAYQSFFAVIFWYFVLGPVAALAYRLLALAQEHGQNPALVERAAQLRHAFDWLPVRLLAASLALVGNFVAVSRVMLHELLNWNISAAQLINRVGLAAGEIPPPVVGPEGINTLDCLWELLLRAAVLWYAGFALWTVLVH is encoded by the coding sequence ATGAGTTTTCTGGTGTTACTGCTGGCGCTGTGGATCGAGAAGTTTTCGGCCCTGCGTCATCGGGTTCAACGCGATGGCGGATGGATCCGCGAACTGAACAAGCTCGAAAGCAGCGAGTGGCTGGCGAAGCAGCCCTGGCTGGTGCTGACGATTCTGGTGCTGTTTCCGGTGGCCTTGCTGGCGCTGTTGCTGGTGGTGCTGGAACCGGTGGCCTACGGTCTGCTGGCGTTGCCGGTGCATGTGCTGGTGGTGATTTACAGTCTGGGTCGCGGCGACTTGCTCGGCGGCCTCGGGCCGTTCCGTGATGCCTGGCGCCGTGAGGATCTGCAAGCAGCGGCACATGTGGCCAAGCGCGATCTGGACATCTGCGCCGACAGCGGCGAGCAGTTGCTCGAACGCGTGCAAGGGCATCTGTTGTGGCAGGCCTACCAGAGCTTTTTTGCGGTGATTTTCTGGTATTTCGTGCTCGGCCCGGTGGCGGCATTGGCGTATCGCCTGTTGGCGCTGGCGCAAGAACACGGGCAGAACCCGGCGCTGGTCGAGCGCGCCGCGCAACTGCGGCATGCCTTCGACTGGCTGCCGGTACGCTTGCTGGCGGCAAGCCTGGCACTGGTCGGCAACTTTGTTGCGGTCAGCCGGGTGATGCTGCATGAGTTGCTCAACTGGAACATCAGCGCGGCGCAACTGATCAACCGGGTCGGTTTGGCGGCGGGCGAGATTCCACCTCCCGTGGTCGGGCCAGAAGGTATCAACACCCTCGATTGCCTGTGGGAACTGCTGCTGCGCGCGGCGGTGCTGTGGTATGCCGGTTTTGCCTTGTGGACGGTTCTGGTTCACTGA
- the ampD gene encoding 1,6-anhydro-N-acetylmuramyl-L-alanine amidase AmpD, with translation MQLDPASGWCHGVQVCPSPNFNERPAGEISLLVIHNISLPPAQFATGKVLEFFQNRLDVTEHPYFAGIADLRVSAHFLIERDGKVTQFVSCRERAWHAGVSVFEGRETCNDFSVGIELEGTDDLPFTDAQYQALTALTRQLQRAYPAITGARICGHSDIAPGRKTDPGPAFDWARYRAALAQEEGQ, from the coding sequence ATGCAGTTGGATCCCGCTAGCGGGTGGTGTCACGGGGTGCAGGTCTGCCCATCGCCCAACTTCAATGAACGTCCTGCGGGCGAAATTTCCCTGTTGGTCATCCACAACATCAGCCTGCCGCCGGCGCAGTTCGCCACGGGCAAGGTGCTGGAATTTTTCCAGAATCGTCTGGATGTCACTGAACATCCCTACTTTGCAGGGATCGCCGACTTGCGCGTTTCGGCGCATTTTCTGATTGAACGTGACGGCAAGGTCACCCAGTTTGTCTCCTGTCGTGAGCGGGCGTGGCATGCGGGTGTATCGGTGTTCGAAGGGCGCGAAACCTGTAACGATTTTTCCGTGGGCATTGAGCTTGAAGGCACCGATGATCTGCCGTTCACCGATGCGCAGTATCAAGCGTTGACGGCGTTGACCCGCCAGTTGCAAAGAGCATATCCGGCCATCACCGGCGCCCGCATTTGTGGGCACAGCGACATAGCACCCGGGCGTAAGACCGATCCTGGCCCGGCATTCGACTGGGCGCGTTACCGCGCAGCCCTGGCACAAGAGGAAGGACAATGA
- a CDS encoding DUF1631 domain-containing protein, producing MHNDGKVVPLHKAATDQANHSPLARLPVILLQVRDKAAQQLRHGLQELFDNADDTLFEMADRARNDVEQNIFFEAMRDLRLKRKNIERGFLEQFFEAFVGLTQYDPAHNTLPHALIYDELAPRNDDMERNVAVETMVGRVLKRDGFALDQLTARLDALLGNTLDNQHNPLGPAMLCEFFLQAGRNLGVEIKVKLILLKLFERYVLADTEQLYAEANQLLLATGVLPELKPAPARRAIDRAIANVESGDSNELLPVDESVQEVFAALQELLSHVRGTVAPTLESSVAVQPISTRDLLRLLSHLQQYVPELAAQDDFDLRNQLEQLLTRVSVRSGKSRIVGDADEDVINLIAMVFDCILEDRNVPDSLKALIARLQIPMLKVAVLDKSFFSRSTHPARRLLNEIAEAAMGWGDCDGEARDSLYLRIEQVVQRLLTDFVDDPAIFSELLADFLAFTSDERRRSELLEQRLRDAEEGRAKTELARRRVERALNQALLGKTLPPTVVTFVQDAWSKVLLLTCLKHGDQSAEWQADVQTMEQLIWSVQRHQDTESSLRLLALVPGLLKSLRDGLTSSAFDPFATSEFFSELEALHVQVLERPVEAEPAASMIEVSQQIVLQAADDSSMALTSARLPHDAVGLRQVEQLRLGSWVAFQEDDEHSLRCKLAAIIEATGKYVFVDRTGMKVLERSRLALAEEFQRGAVRALDNTLLFDRALESVLGNLRRLNRGK from the coding sequence ATGCACAACGACGGGAAAGTAGTGCCTTTGCACAAGGCTGCTACCGATCAGGCGAATCACTCGCCGCTCGCCCGCCTGCCTGTGATTCTGCTTCAGGTCCGCGACAAGGCGGCCCAGCAACTGCGGCACGGCTTGCAGGAACTGTTCGATAACGCCGACGACACGTTGTTTGAAATGGCCGACCGGGCGCGCAACGACGTCGAACAGAATATTTTTTTTGAAGCCATGCGCGACCTGCGTCTGAAGCGCAAAAACATCGAACGCGGTTTTCTCGAGCAATTCTTCGAAGCCTTTGTCGGCCTGACCCAATACGATCCGGCGCACAACACGCTACCGCACGCGCTGATATACGACGAGTTGGCCCCGCGTAACGACGATATGGAACGCAACGTGGCGGTCGAGACCATGGTAGGCCGCGTGCTCAAGCGTGACGGCTTCGCCCTCGATCAACTGACCGCACGGCTGGACGCGCTGCTCGGCAACACCCTCGATAATCAGCACAACCCGCTCGGCCCGGCGATGCTCTGCGAGTTTTTTCTCCAGGCCGGGCGTAATCTGGGCGTGGAGATCAAGGTCAAACTGATTCTGCTCAAACTGTTCGAGCGCTATGTCCTGGCCGACACCGAACAGCTTTACGCCGAAGCCAATCAATTGCTGCTCGCCACCGGGGTGTTGCCGGAGTTGAAGCCTGCGCCTGCACGCCGCGCCATTGATCGTGCGATCGCGAATGTGGAAAGCGGTGATAGCAACGAGCTGCTGCCCGTCGATGAAAGCGTGCAGGAAGTCTTCGCCGCGTTGCAGGAGTTGCTCTCGCATGTACGCGGCACGGTCGCGCCGACGCTGGAGTCCAGCGTTGCGGTTCAACCGATTTCCACCCGTGATCTGCTGCGCCTGCTCTCGCATTTACAGCAATACGTGCCCGAATTGGCGGCGCAGGATGATTTCGATCTGCGCAACCAGCTCGAACAACTGCTGACCCGGGTCAGCGTCAGAAGTGGCAAATCGCGGATCGTCGGCGATGCGGACGAAGACGTGATCAATCTGATCGCCATGGTCTTCGACTGCATTCTTGAAGACCGCAATGTGCCGGATTCGCTCAAGGCCCTGATCGCGCGGTTGCAGATCCCGATGCTCAAGGTAGCGGTGCTCGACAAGAGTTTCTTCAGCCGCAGCACGCATCCGGCGCGGCGTCTGCTCAACGAAATCGCCGAAGCGGCCATGGGCTGGGGCGACTGCGACGGTGAAGCGCGCGACAGTTTGTACCTGCGCATCGAACAAGTGGTGCAGCGCCTGTTGACCGACTTTGTTGATGACCCGGCGATTTTTTCCGAGTTGCTGGCTGATTTCCTCGCGTTCACCAGCGACGAGCGCCGCCGCAGCGAGCTGCTTGAACAGCGACTGCGTGACGCCGAAGAGGGGCGAGCGAAAACCGAACTCGCCCGGCGTCGGGTCGAACGGGCGTTGAATCAAGCGCTGCTGGGTAAAACACTGCCGCCGACCGTGGTCACCTTCGTCCAGGACGCCTGGAGCAAGGTTCTGCTGCTGACTTGCCTCAAGCATGGCGATCAGTCAGCCGAATGGCAGGCCGATGTGCAAACCATGGAGCAATTGATCTGGAGTGTGCAGCGTCATCAAGACACGGAGTCCAGCCTGCGCTTGCTGGCGCTGGTGCCGGGGTTGCTCAAGTCGCTGCGTGATGGCCTCACCAGTTCGGCGTTCGACCCCTTCGCCACCAGCGAATTTTTCAGCGAACTTGAAGCCCTGCATGTGCAGGTGCTGGAGCGGCCCGTCGAGGCAGAACCGGCCGCGTCGATGATTGAGGTCTCGCAACAGATCGTGCTGCAAGCCGCCGACGACAGCAGCATGGCGCTGACATCGGCACGTTTGCCCCACGATGCCGTCGGTTTGCGTCAGGTCGAGCAACTGCGTCTGGGCAGTTGGGTGGCGTTTCAGGAGGACGATGAGCACAGTCTGCGTTGCAAGCTCGCGGCGATCATCGAAGCCACCGGCAAATATGTGTTTGTCGATCGCACCGGCATGAAGGTGCTGGAACGCAGTCGCCTTGCGCTGGCCGAAGAATTCCAGCGCGGTGCGGTGCGTGCACTGGATAACACCTTGCTGTTCGACCGGGCGCTGGAGTCGGTGCTGGGCAATCTGCGGCGACTCAATCGCGGCAAGTGA